GACGGCGGAAGCAGTGCATGACAAGCAGATGGGCTTTGGCCTGTGTATATTTATAAAAGAACCAAGGGATCGACGGCATGTAATCATGAATCGCTACGATCGCTTCATTCTTACCGGGAATTTTTCGAAATTCAAGCCGGCCCCGCTCATTCTTATCGACATCGGCCAGAACGCCGCCGGAAATATAATAAAGCGCCCGGTCTCTCGTACTTCGATCAGCGGCATACGTAAGTTCAAGCAGGGGCGTCCGGTTAAAGATGACACCGATCCGGCAATGGCTGGCATCAAAAACCGTCGTCTTCACCCACGGATTGAGTACCCGCTCCAGCCAGCGCACGTAATATTTTGCAATCCAGTCTGCAGAGTGACCCGTTGGCAGCGGGATCCTCTGCACAGACCGCACATCCTGTTGGATGGGAGAGAACTTCGGCTTGAGACGGCCCTTTTTCTTCGGTGCTTCTTCCTCTAAAGCAGCCCTCGCCGCTTCTTCAAACGTTATGCTTCCTTCACTCAATCCTTTCACGCGGTTCTCTTCCTGCACAATCATCGGATGCACAAGGCTTTCAATTAATGGGTAAACCATTTCTTTAGGCGAACCTGTCACAAGACGCACCCACAGCTTGGACAATTGAATGGTTAGAAAAGGAACATCGATCATCTTCGGGCTGCGGTTCATGACGGCGGCGAGTTTTGCCATCATCTCCTCATAAGTCATCACTTCCGGACCGCCGACGTCGACAGCCTTCCCTGCCAGTTCTCTATTATCAATGCTCTTATCCAGCGTAGTGAGTACGTCCGGAAGAGCAATCGGCTGCGTCTTCGTCCGCGTCCACCTTGGTAAGACCATAAACGGCAGCCGCTTCACCAAATTCTTCAAAATCGGAAAAGAGGAGCCGGAGGGACCCACGATAAGCCCTGCCCGGATCGTCGTGACCGGTGTCCCGTATGCTCCGAGAATTTCTTCTACTTCCAGGCGGCTCCTTAAGTGAGGGGACAGCGGACGCCCATCATCCGGAACGATCCCGCTTAAGTAAATGATTTGCTGTACGCCCTGCTTTTTAGCTGCCTGTGCGAAGTTATCGGCAAGGATGACGTCCATGTCTTCAAACGACCCTTGGGTCAACTTCGCTGAGGGAAGCATCGAATGGACGAGGTAGACAGCAATATCGGCACCCTCCAGTCCTCTTTCCGCATCAATCAACGAATATAAGTCACAGGACTTCCAATGAATATGGGGCTCGTCCTCCTTATCATCCCCATTTCTTGATAATGCGATAATGTCATGATTTTTTACCAATTTTTTCATTAAATTACGGCCGATATACCCGCTTGCACCAGCGACTACGACCTTTTTTCTCGGCTCTGTCATGGCTTCACTTCCTTCTTTATTTCCTATGTACCCGGATACCATATGCTAATAACTCGACAAAATTCGCCGAATTTCGAGTTTTATGGTAAAATTCCCGAGGTGACACCTACATATTCCATCGTAAAGGGAGAGATGAAATTTGACAGCTAATGAAATCGGCTTTGCACTCCTTTACATCGGACTTTTTCTATTGATAGGAAAGATCATCCGTGTGAAAGTGACTTTTTTACAAAATTTGTTCTTACCATCTTCGATTATCGGAGGTTTTGTAGCATTATTGTTAGGCCCCCAAGTATTAGGTAAATTCATGCCGGATGACTCCTGGCTTTCTTACGGCGTCATGCCGCCGGTCGTGACAGAAGTCTGGGCGGATCTGCCTGGGTTGATGATTAACGTCGTGTTTGCTGCCTTATTCCTTGGCGCAACCCTTCCTAAATTGAGTCAAATTTGGAATTATGCCGGCCCTCAATTAGCTTTTGGCTGGACGATCGGCTGGGGCCAGTATGTCGTAGGACTTCTTCTCGTGCTGCTTGTTCTGACACCCGTATTCAATATTCCACCGATGGCAGGAGCCCTGATCGAAGTAGCCTTTGAAGGCGGACACGGAACGGCTGCCGGTATGGCCGGTACGTTCGAACAATTCGGCTTCGATGAAGCGTTCGATTTGGCGATCGGGCTTGCGACGATCGGCGTCTTATCCGGTGTCATCTTCGGAATCATCCTCATCAACTGGGGAATCCGTAAGAAAAAGACGAAGGTAATTGATGGAATCAACGATTTCTCCGATCTTCAGAAGCGCGGGTTCATGGAATATCAGAACCTGGAGCCGAACGGAAAGCTTACGTTCCGTCCGGAATCGATCGAACCTCTATCCTTCCACATGGCGATTGTCATGCTTGCCATCTTCATTGGTTGGGGAATCTTAGAATTACTCATTCAATTAGAAGCGGTGACACTGGGATCAGGCTTCATGGAATTCATTCCACTGTTCCCTATGGCTATGGTCGGTGGTGTGCTTCTACAGATCTTCTTCAGCAAAAAAGATAAATATAATTTAGTCGACCGCCGTATGGTCAACCGTATTCAAGGGCTGTCTCTCGATGTTCTCATCCTGACTGCCATCGCTACGGTTTCCATCGACGTCATCGGTGAGTATCTGGTTCCGTTCTTGCTGTTAGCTGCAGCGGGGATTATATGGAACTTGTTCTGTTTCTTGTACTTTGCCCCACGTTTCATTCCTGATTATTGGTTCGAGCGCGGATTAGGCGACTTCGGACAATCGACGGGCGTCACCGCTACAGGGCTTCTCCTTATGCGTATCGTCGACCCCGACAACAAATCACCATCCTTTGAAGCATTCGGATATAAGCAGCTGTTCTTTGAACCATTCTTAGGAGGCGGTTTCATCACAGCATTATCCGTTCCATTCATTGTGCAGTTCGGCCCATGGACTGCCCTCATCGTATCTGTAGCCATGATGGCTGTCGGAATCATTTCCGGGCTGTTCTATTTCGGCAAACAGAAAATGAAATAAACGATTTATTAGATCAGCGTCTGCCATGCCGGCAGGCGTTTTTTTTTTCATACGAGCGTCTCTTTGTTTCATACTAAGCAAGTCGATTGACACCCGGCGCAGGCATGCTATATGTTATAGTCCGTAATCATAAGTAAATCGATCAGAATTCATGATAAATATTGGTAAATAAAGGAGGTTACTTATGAGTAAACTGTGGAAGGGATATATGGAGACATCTCTGATTAAGAAAATCACCGTCGCACTTGTACTCGGGATTCTTGTCGGGCTGATCTTCGGCGATGGGGCATCTGTCCTTGCTCCGCTTGGAGATTTACTGCTCCGTCTTCTCAAGTTCATCATCGTTCCATTAATTCTGTTTACATTAATTGTCGGTGTCAATCAGACCAACACGCACGACCTCGGTCGAATGGGCGGGAAGGTGTTCCTCTACTATCTCGGCACCTCGGCCCTGGCGATTATCGTCGGAATCATTGTCGCAGGCTTGTTCCAACCGGGAACGGGCACGAGCCTGGATGGGAGTGAAAGCATTGACGTCCCGGATAATCCCGGTCTCACAAGTGTTCTATTAAATATCGTACCGGAGAACATTTTGACGGCCCTGACGGAGATGAACCTGCTCGGCATCATCTTTACGGCCATCGTCTTCGGAATCGCGATTGCATTCCTGCGTTCCTCCGCCGATTATAAAAAAATCGGTGACAGTACGTATCAAGTGATGGAAGGCTTGAATGAAGCGACGCTGACGGTCATGAAGGGAATATTGCAGTACGTACCCGTCGGAATCTTCGCGATTGTTGCTGAAATTGTCGGAACAGAAGGCAAAGACACGCTGCTGTCGCTTGGAAATTTCATTCTTGTCCTTTATGTCGGCCTGTTTGTCCAGCTGCTGATCTATGTCGGTATCCTGTTGGTTACCAAGCGGAAGCCGTCCGCTTTCTTCCGGGAAGCACGGACACCGATGATCACCGCATTCGTCACACAGTCAAGCTCCGGGACGCTGCCGCTGACACTGAATGCAGCTAAAAACCTCGGCTTAAACAAAAGCCTGTACGGGTTCAGCCTTCCGCTCGGGGCAACGATCAATATGGACGGAGCAGCCATCCGGATTGCTGTATCTGCTGTATTTGCAGCGAACGTCATCAATGATCCGTTGAGCTTCACGGATATGCTTCAGGTCGTCCTTGTTGGTACCCTCGCTTCTGTCGGTACAGCCGGAGTTCCGGGAGCCGGAATCATCATGATCGCAACCGTCTTCTCGCAAGTCGGACTTCCTATGGAAGCTGTCGCGCTGCTTACAGCGGTGGATGTCTTTGTCGGAATGGGGGCAACCGCCCTTAACGTCACCGGCGACCTCGTCGGAACGACCGTTATCAATAAATCAGAGAAGAAAACAAACCGGTAATATAGAAGAACAAAAGCGCTTTTCTATGCAAACGCCACTAATCGGTAGAGCGATCATTATGGTAAAGGGCGGAGGGAAAAAGGGCAGACTCCTGCGGGAAGTGTGGCACAGATGAGAACCCGGAAGAGCAACAGCGATGAGGAGGCTCACCGGCCACCCCGCGGAAAGCGCCCCATTTCCCGCAGCCCGCTCCTCTACCCGATAAAAATTTCAATTAGAAAGCTGTATTATGCGGCTTTCTTTTCTTTTTGCAGTCGAATGGTTAGCATTCTAAGGAATTTTTGTGGGAAAAAACATTAAGAATGCAATTCCAATGGAATATATGCTATCATTAATCGTTAGTCACCTAAGTATTTAGCTAAGCACCAAAAGAAAGAAGGGGTAAGATGACAGACGAAGAAAGAAAGTCCATTAATCGCGTCCCCTTGATGATCGTGCTCATCTCGGGGGCGTTCGTTGCGATTTTGAACCAAACCTTACTTGCAACGGCCTTGCCGAAGATCATGGAAGATCTTCAATTGGACGCCAATACAGCCCAATGGCTGCAGTCGATATTTATGCTGGTGAATGGAATTATGATTCCGATCACCGCCTTTTTAATTGAACGTTTTACGACAAGAAGTTTATTCCTGACCGCCGTCGGATTGTTCGCTGCGGGTACGCTCGTTTGTGGGATCGCACCGAACTTCTCCTTACTGATGGCCGGACGTGTCCTTCAAGCTGCCGGGGCGGGGATCATCCTGCCGTTGATGCAGACCATCCTGTTCCTGATTTTCCCTATAGAAAAACGCGGTGCAGCAATGGGAATGTTCGGACTCGTCATCGCTTTTGCACCGGCCATCGGTCCGACATTGTCCGGATGGGTCGTCGAGCAATTCCCTTGGAGAAGTCTGTTCTTCATCATATTGCCGATCGCCATCGCAGATATTATTGTCGCTTACTTCATATTGAAGAACGTAACCAAACAGACCTTTCCGAAAGTGGACCCGATCTCCATCATCCTGTCTACCTTCGGTTTCGGCGGGATTCTGTATGGATTCAGTGTCGCCGGTAATAACAGCTTCTTCAGCGGGGAAGTAATGATTTCCCTCGGTGTCGGAGCGGTTACGCTGTTCCTGTTCATTACGAGACAGCTGAAATTGGAGAAACCAATTCTGGAATTCCGGATTTTCAAATACAAAATGTTCACCTTAACGACAGCTATCGGAATGATTGCCTTCATCGCCATGATCGGCGGTGCCGTCATTCTACCAATCATGATGCAGAACATGCTCGGATTCACTGCCTTTGAATCCGGTTTGATGCTGCTTCCTGGAGCGGTACTCATGGGGATCATGAACCCGATCACGGGACGTCTTTTTGATAAATTCGGTGCCAAATGGCTCGCCATCATCGGACTCGTGCTCGTTACCGGCTCCACGTTCCTGTTCACCGATCTTACGCCGCAAACAACGTTCACGTACCTGGCGATCGTCAACTGTTTCCGTATGTTCGGTATCGCCATGGTCATGATGCCTGTCACAACGGCAGGACTCAACCAGCTGCCGGAACATTTGATGCCGCACGGTACAGCGATGAACAACACGATGCGCCAAGTGGCCGGGGCCGTCGGTACGGCACTTCTCGTATCTGTCATGACGAGTCAGGCCGAACCGTCGGAAGGTCTGATCGGTTTGATCCACGGTGTCAACGTATCCTTCATCGTCGCAGGTATTTTCGCCATTCTTGGATTGGTCATGTCCATTTTCCTTACCAATTCCCAGCCCAGCCAAGAGTACAGCACCTAAAAAACGAAAAAATCCGAACGATTCTCTTTCTCTAAACAGAAAGGGAATTCGTTCGGATTTTTTTTGCATAGAAGCTTAACCGAGATCGACTTTCTCAAAATGTTCGACAGTCGGATGTGGATCATAGAAAGGATGGAGCAGCCTCGACCATTCTTTATATTCGTCCGATTCGCGGAAACCGATGGTATGGTCTTCGAGCGTCTGCCAATAGATCAGCATTAAATACTTACCATCGACTTCCAAGCACCGCTTAAGCTCGTGGGATATGTACCCGTCCATGGATGAAATGTACGTCGATGCTTCCCGGAACGCTTCTTCATATTCCTGTTCTCTTCCTTTTTCCACGTGCAACATGACCGCCTCTGTGATCATCGACTTCCTCCTATCCCTTCTGAAGGGCTGATTTGTAGCGCTGGTAGTAATTATCTACGTTATTTAATAGCAATAACTCCGTATACAAATAGGCTTTACTGTTAAAATCTGAAAAATCGATGTTCGTCAATTCCTGGATTTGTTTGATTCGGTAATTGAGCGTGTTCGGGTGAATGAACAGTTCCTGCGCGGTCTGTTTACCCTTCCCGTTATTCGCAAGGTACGCTTCCAAAGTAAGCAGGAGTTCCGTCTGTTTCTCGGTATCATTCTTGATGAGAAGAAGCAGATCTTCACTATAATAGTCTTCCGAACTGTTTTTCTCATATAAAGCGGCAAGGTAGCGGTAAATCCCCAGACGTGCGAATTCCCTCGGCATGGATTCAGGACGGGGGTTGATGAAACTTGCCGTCTCGATCACTTCCAATGCCTCCAGGAAGCTCTTTCGCATATGAATCAGCGTCGTGTATTCTTTACCGACTCCGATGAGGAAATGGTAAAATTCCTCTTCGCCCGTCTCGCGCTTCACTTCTTCGATCAGATCCCGCGCGATGTTACGAGAAGAGAAGCGGTCCTTCACACGGCCTTCGATCATAATAATGATCTGGAATTCCGTCTTCAAATAGTAGAGCTGTTTATCGGCACGGAAACGGTTGACTGTTGTCTCCAGCTCATCCAGCATGTATTTGTACTGGGGAGCGGTCACAGAGAAGACAACCACCGAAAACCTGTCAGGAACCTGAAGCATCGCTAAGGAAGCATCGTGACGGAACTGACGCTCGCTGCCGTACTCATGCTGCAGCAGCTGCCAGAGCAGTTCCTCCTTCCGTCCTTCCTTGGCATTCACCTTCATGAACTGATCATATATTAATTTCCCTAAATGGGGCGTAATTTCCTCCAAGAAATGTAAATCCGTTTCCTCCAGAGAATGATCCGACTCCTGGATCCACACATAGCCGAGCGTATGGCCTAGATGCTTGGCAGCGATGACGACCCGCTGCTGGAAGCCGAGGTCCTCGATTGGAGAAATACGGATCGCATCCGGCTGTTGATCGAGACGCTGGACGATCCCTTCCTTCTTCAAGCGGTCGATGATGAAGATCGGACATTTCTTGGACAAAATCGTTTTCTGCTGGGTTTGATCGAAGTCATCGAAAGCAGAGCTGTAGGACACGAGTTCAAAATTCTTATTTTCAATGATGACCGGTTTCTTCAGTTTCGAACTGATCAATTCTGTCGCTTTATGGATATCTTCTGCCTGAAGGATCAACTCTTTCACTTCCATAGGAATCCTTACCTTTCCAAGTAGGTTGAATGTCATGCGTTACCCTCCATTATATCCGTTGTGGTTGGAAAGAAAAAGCAATTGTACCGGAGAAAACCCGCCGGTTATGAAAAAAGCTCCCCCATTCCGGGGGAGCTTTGGTTTGTTGTAAGGAGTAGATGACATTTTCGAATACGTTTTTAGAACGTTTCCGAGATCGTCTTCGCCTGCATGTGCAGCGCCAGATAATCCGGTCCGCCGGCTTTAGAGTCGGTTCCGGACATTTTGAAGCCGCCGAACGGCTGGTAGCCGACAATGGCTCCTGTACAGCTGCGGTTGAAGTAAAGGTTTCCGACATGGAAATCATACTTCGCTTTTTCCAGGTGATCACGGTCATCGGAAATGACTGCACCAGTCAGTCCATATTCCGTATTGTTGGCGATATCGATCGCTTCATCGAAGTTCTTCGCCTTCGTGAAACAAACGACCGGCCCGAAGATTTCCTCCTGCTGCATACGGGAATCCGGCGCAAGGTCTGCAAATACCGTCGGCTTGATGAAATACCCTTTGGAGTCATCACCTTTTCCACCAGTGACAAGGCGGCCTTCTTCTTTCCCGATTTCCATGTAGCTCATGATCTTGTCATAAGCCCCTTTGTCGACGACAGGCCCCATATACACGTTCTCTTCGGAGGCATTTCCGACGGTCAACTGTTCGGCACGCTCTTTCACTTTCTCCAACACTTCATCGTAAACCGCTTCGTGTGCCACGACACGGGAACCGGAGGAGCATTTCTGACCGGAGAAACCGAAAGCAGAAGTGATGATCGCATCGACGGCTGTTTCAATGTTCGCTGATTCATCGACAACGACGGTATCCTTCCCGCCCATTTCCGCGATCACCTGTTTGATATGATTCTGCCCTTCCTTCACCTCGGCCGCGCGTTTGATGATGCGAAGACCGACATCACGGGAGCCGGTGAAGGAAATAAGGGCTGTTTTCGGATGATCGACGAGGTAATCGCCTACTTCGCCGCCGCTTCCAGGGACGAAGTTCAAGACGCCTTTCGGAAGACCGGCTTCTTCCAGCACTTCAACGAATTTGGCTGCAACGACCGGACTGTTGCTGGCCGGCTTCATGACAACCGTGCTTCCTGTCACAAGCGGTGCGACAGCGGTACCGGCCATGATAGCGAATGCCAGGTTCCATGGTGGAATGACGACGGCTACGCCTGTCGGTGTGTACACATAACGGTTCTGTTCACCCGGACGGCTTTCCACCGGTTTCCCTTCTTTCAGTTCAATCATCTGACGAGCATAATATTCAAGAAAGTCGATAGCTTCCGCTGTATCCGCATCCGCCTCTTTCCAAGGCTTCCCTACTTCGTACACAAGGTAAGCGGAGAATTCATGCTTGCGGCGGCGGATGATGTGCGCAGCGCGGAAAAGCAGCTCTGCACGGGCACGTGGATCCCATTTGCGCCAATCTTCAAAAGCGTCCGCTGCTGCCTGCACTGCTTTCTCTGCAAGTTCCGCATTCGCTTTCGATACCGTTCCGACAACCTGCTTCGTATCCGCCGGGTTGATGGACGTAATATGCTGATCCGTGTGCACGCGTTCTCCATTGATGAGAAGGTCATGATGCTGACCAAGCTCTTCCTTCACCTGCTTCAGTGCTTCTTCGAAAGCTTTCTTGTTCTCTTCTACTGTAAAATCTGTGAATGGTTCGTGCTTATATGGCTGGACCATAGGTAAATTCCCCTCTCTGTATAATAAATAGTTTATTTGCTGAAAATCCCTTTCATGGCGAAGGCGATGTTAGCCGGTCTCTCCGCCAGGCGTCTCATGAAGTAGCCGTACCAATCTTCCCCGTACGGCATATACACACGGACTTTATATCCCTCTTTCAGAAGGTCTGCCTGCATTTGTGTCCGCATGCCGTAAAGCATTTGGAATTCGAAACGGTCGTTCGGAATGTCATGCTCCTTCACGAGCTGCTTCGTATAAGCGACAATCGCATCGTCATGGCTTGCAATGGCCGTATAGTTGCCGTTTAACAAGTTCTTTCTGATCAGATGCTTGAGGTTATCATCGACGAGCTTCTTCTCCGGGAAAGCTACTTTGCCGGATTCCTTGTAAGCCCCTTTGACGAGGCGCAGGTATGGATCGTATTCATTGAGATCATCCAAGTCCTGATCGGAGCGGTACAGATAGGATTGAACGACAGTTCCGAGGTTCGGGTAGTCTTTCTTCAGCGCTTTGTATATGTCCAGCGTCGCTCCGCACCTGGAGGAATCCTCCATATCAATCGTCACGGTGATACCATGCTTCTCCGCTTCCTTCAGGATCAGTTCCATATTCTCCATCACAAGCTCATGGCTGATATCAAGCCCGAGGGAGGTCAGCTTCAAGGACACTTCCGATTGAAGTTGATGGGCAGCAATCTGCTGAATACTGCGGATGCATTCTCCGGCCCGGTCCCTCGATTCAGACTCACAGTCGACGAATTCACCAAGGTGATCGACGGTTACCACGAGTCCCTCCTCATTCAATTGCTTGATCAGCGGTATTGCCTGAGGGAATGTTTCTCCCCCGACTATCTTGTCCGCTCCGAATCTTGTGCCGAAGCGCTTGGCCATCCGATCTAACATCTTATTGTTGGAAAGGTATAAGAAGAAATTCTTACTGATGGCTTCCAAGATCCCCACACCCTTTCATCATTCTCTATCGATCCATACAAGCTTTATCCGGTGTAACTCGGAAATGTTTAATTGTTAAGAAAATTGTAACGAATAACGCTTACATTTGACAACGTGGTCGAAACACAAAGATACCCCCGCCTTTTTATTGTTTCAGCACAAAAGTGTCGAAAGGTGTTTTCACCACCCATATAATGGGAATATCCACTTTCTCTTACCGACCCATGATAAGTGTCATGGGTAAGTCCTGACGTTTGTGTCTTATCGTCGGTCCTCTTATCTCTTATGATGGGGATAACGACCAATCAAAGAGGAGAAAAACCTATGAACAGCGCCAAACAAAGAGAGTTGAAGAAAAGTGTTTCCGCATA
This sequence is a window from Bacillus sp. SB49. Protein-coding genes within it:
- a CDS encoding NAD(P)H-binding protein, translated to MTEPRKKVVVAGASGYIGRNLMKKLVKNHDIIALSRNGDDKEDEPHIHWKSCDLYSLIDAERGLEGADIAVYLVHSMLPSAKLTQGSFEDMDVILADNFAQAAKKQGVQQIIYLSGIVPDDGRPLSPHLRSRLEVEEILGAYGTPVTTIRAGLIVGPSGSSFPILKNLVKRLPFMVLPRWTRTKTQPIALPDVLTTLDKSIDNRELAGKAVDVGGPEVMTYEEMMAKLAAVMNRSPKMIDVPFLTIQLSKLWVRLVTGSPKEMVYPLIESLVHPMIVQEENRVKGLSEGSITFEEAARAALEEEAPKKKGRLKPKFSPIQQDVRSVQRIPLPTGHSADWIAKYYVRWLERVLNPWVKTTVFDASHCRIGVIFNRTPLLELTYAADRSTRDRALYYISGGVLADVDKNERGRLEFRKIPGKNEAIVAIHDYMPSIPWFFYKYTQAKAHLLVMHCFRRHLEKWDTTPPLSFRSHA
- a CDS encoding sodium/glutamate symporter: MTANEIGFALLYIGLFLLIGKIIRVKVTFLQNLFLPSSIIGGFVALLLGPQVLGKFMPDDSWLSYGVMPPVVTEVWADLPGLMINVVFAALFLGATLPKLSQIWNYAGPQLAFGWTIGWGQYVVGLLLVLLVLTPVFNIPPMAGALIEVAFEGGHGTAAGMAGTFEQFGFDEAFDLAIGLATIGVLSGVIFGIILINWGIRKKKTKVIDGINDFSDLQKRGFMEYQNLEPNGKLTFRPESIEPLSFHMAIVMLAIFIGWGILELLIQLEAVTLGSGFMEFIPLFPMAMVGGVLLQIFFSKKDKYNLVDRRMVNRIQGLSLDVLILTAIATVSIDVIGEYLVPFLLLAAAGIIWNLFCFLYFAPRFIPDYWFERGLGDFGQSTGVTATGLLLMRIVDPDNKSPSFEAFGYKQLFFEPFLGGGFITALSVPFIVQFGPWTALIVSVAMMAVGIISGLFYFGKQKMK
- a CDS encoding dicarboxylate/amino acid:cation symporter, translated to MSKLWKGYMETSLIKKITVALVLGILVGLIFGDGASVLAPLGDLLLRLLKFIIVPLILFTLIVGVNQTNTHDLGRMGGKVFLYYLGTSALAIIVGIIVAGLFQPGTGTSLDGSESIDVPDNPGLTSVLLNIVPENILTALTEMNLLGIIFTAIVFGIAIAFLRSSADYKKIGDSTYQVMEGLNEATLTVMKGILQYVPVGIFAIVAEIVGTEGKDTLLSLGNFILVLYVGLFVQLLIYVGILLVTKRKPSAFFREARTPMITAFVTQSSSGTLPLTLNAAKNLGLNKSLYGFSLPLGATINMDGAAIRIAVSAVFAANVINDPLSFTDMLQVVLVGTLASVGTAGVPGAGIIMIATVFSQVGLPMEAVALLTAVDVFVGMGATALNVTGDLVGTTVINKSEKKTNR
- a CDS encoding MDR family MFS transporter, whose product is MTDEERKSINRVPLMIVLISGAFVAILNQTLLATALPKIMEDLQLDANTAQWLQSIFMLVNGIMIPITAFLIERFTTRSLFLTAVGLFAAGTLVCGIAPNFSLLMAGRVLQAAGAGIILPLMQTILFLIFPIEKRGAAMGMFGLVIAFAPAIGPTLSGWVVEQFPWRSLFFIILPIAIADIIVAYFILKNVTKQTFPKVDPISIILSTFGFGGILYGFSVAGNNSFFSGEVMISLGVGAVTLFLFITRQLKLEKPILEFRIFKYKMFTLTTAIGMIAFIAMIGGAVILPIMMQNMLGFTAFESGLMLLPGAVLMGIMNPITGRLFDKFGAKWLAIIGLVLVTGSTFLFTDLTPQTTFTYLAIVNCFRMFGIAMVMMPVTTAGLNQLPEHLMPHGTAMNNTMRQVAGAVGTALLVSVMTSQAEPSEGLIGLIHGVNVSFIVAGIFAILGLVMSIFLTNSQPSQEYST
- a CDS encoding antibiotic biosynthesis monooxygenase family protein, whose translation is MITEAVMLHVEKGREQEYEEAFREASTYISSMDGYISHELKRCLEVDGKYLMLIYWQTLEDHTIGFRESDEYKEWSRLLHPFYDPHPTVEHFEKVDLG
- a CDS encoding PucR family transcriptional regulator encodes the protein MTFNLLGKVRIPMEVKELILQAEDIHKATELISSKLKKPVIIENKNFELVSYSSAFDDFDQTQQKTILSKKCPIFIIDRLKKEGIVQRLDQQPDAIRISPIEDLGFQQRVVIAAKHLGHTLGYVWIQESDHSLEETDLHFLEEITPHLGKLIYDQFMKVNAKEGRKEELLWQLLQHEYGSERQFRHDASLAMLQVPDRFSVVVFSVTAPQYKYMLDELETTVNRFRADKQLYYLKTEFQIIIMIEGRVKDRFSSRNIARDLIEEVKRETGEEEFYHFLIGVGKEYTTLIHMRKSFLEALEVIETASFINPRPESMPREFARLGIYRYLAALYEKNSSEDYYSEDLLLLIKNDTEKQTELLLTLEAYLANNGKGKQTAQELFIHPNTLNYRIKQIQELTNIDFSDFNSKAYLYTELLLLNNVDNYYQRYKSALQKG
- the pruA gene encoding L-glutamate gamma-semialdehyde dehydrogenase — encoded protein: MVQPYKHEPFTDFTVEENKKAFEEALKQVKEELGQHHDLLINGERVHTDQHITSINPADTKQVVGTVSKANAELAEKAVQAAADAFEDWRKWDPRARAELLFRAAHIIRRRKHEFSAYLVYEVGKPWKEADADTAEAIDFLEYYARQMIELKEGKPVESRPGEQNRYVYTPTGVAVVIPPWNLAFAIMAGTAVAPLVTGSTVVMKPASNSPVVAAKFVEVLEEAGLPKGVLNFVPGSGGEVGDYLVDHPKTALISFTGSRDVGLRIIKRAAEVKEGQNHIKQVIAEMGGKDTVVVDESANIETAVDAIITSAFGFSGQKCSSGSRVVAHEAVYDEVLEKVKERAEQLTVGNASEENVYMGPVVDKGAYDKIMSYMEIGKEEGRLVTGGKGDDSKGYFIKPTVFADLAPDSRMQQEEIFGPVVCFTKAKNFDEAIDIANNTEYGLTGAVISDDRDHLEKAKYDFHVGNLYFNRSCTGAIVGYQPFGGFKMSGTDSKAGGPDYLALHMQAKTISETF
- a CDS encoding proline dehydrogenase family protein — its product is MEAISKNFFLYLSNNKMLDRMAKRFGTRFGADKIVGGETFPQAIPLIKQLNEEGLVVTVDHLGEFVDCESESRDRAGECIRSIQQIAAHQLQSEVSLKLTSLGLDISHELVMENMELILKEAEKHGITVTIDMEDSSRCGATLDIYKALKKDYPNLGTVVQSYLYRSDQDLDDLNEYDPYLRLVKGAYKESGKVAFPEKKLVDDNLKHLIRKNLLNGNYTAIASHDDAIVAYTKQLVKEHDIPNDRFEFQMLYGMRTQMQADLLKEGYKVRVYMPYGEDWYGYFMRRLAERPANIAFAMKGIFSK